One Formosa agariphila KMM 3901 genomic window, ACGCTTTAATTATTTCCTTACTGTAAAGGTATGGGATACATAAAAGACCGTTTAGCTGTATCAAATCTAAACTTAACCCAAAAAGAATATTGCTATTTTACATGGCATCTTCAAGCCCAAGTTCCTCGTCCTGCGCTTCGTTTTCATTACTTAACAACACGTGAGTAGCTATCGGATACCGATTTAAATGATAATCGTGAGGCTTGTTAAGAAACTCTAAAGCGTGTAATGTATCTAGTTCTGGATTTAACCAGTCCTGATGATAATTCTGACTTAATATAGCGGGTTGGTATTTAGAAATTGAATTCGATTTTTCTTTTCGATCTTTAGTCGTAATTATTGAAAAGGTAAAAAAACCGTCCTCTAACTGATTGTAAATTCCTGCAACACAAAAAGGATTGTTTTCGGAATGACTAACTAGAAACGGAGTCACTTCTCCTTCTGTATTACTAAAATCGATAAAGCCCGTAATTGGAATTAAACATCGTTTAAGATTACTATTTCTTTTAAACTCTA contains:
- a CDS encoding SOS response-associated peptidase family protein, translated to MFYKISNIANRVSIENTLAATFKFPHIYKPKQMIDGTSESVLPILTSEDRNQLKFAIWGMLPDHFEGDWKPYQYEHNTLNIRKETIIKHLEFKRNSNLKRCLIPITGFIDFSNTEGEVTPFLVSHSENNPFCVAGIYNQLEDGFFTFSIITTKDRKEKSNSISKYQPAILSQNYHQDWLNPELDTLHALEFLNKPHDYHLNRYPIATHVLLSNENEAQDEELGLEDAM